The following coding sequences lie in one Streptomyces albofaciens JCM 4342 genomic window:
- a CDS encoding hemolysin family protein, with protein sequence MAEVLLLLVAWALTLACAVFVAAEFSLTTVERSEVERAAEAGERGAEGVLSAVRALAFQLSGAQLGITVTSLVIGMLAEPSLAALLRGPLAAAGLPGTVAPGVASALGVGVSTVVLMVVGELVPKNWAISRPLAVARLVAGPQRVFSAVFAPFIRHLNGAANRIVRRFGLEPTEELESSRSPAELVALARYSAQEGALPADSAELFVRTLHLGELTAQNVMTPRVDVRALEARATAADAATLTLATGLSRFPVYRGGLDEVIGTVHIRDVLALDPARRTATSVAELATDPVLVPESLPVDRLLDRLRTVRTMAVVIDEYGGTAGIVTLEDIVEEMVGDVRDEHDPVEGPDLLRTGARSWQADGGVRLDGLAGIGLEVPEGPYETLAGLLATRLGRIPEPGDEVGAGGWRLTVLDVRRHRAERVRLAAPAASSSPVARADDGGRERA encoded by the coding sequence GTGGCCGAGGTGCTGCTCCTACTGGTGGCGTGGGCGCTCACGCTGGCCTGCGCCGTCTTCGTGGCGGCGGAGTTCTCGCTGACGACGGTCGAACGCAGCGAGGTGGAGCGCGCGGCGGAGGCGGGGGAGCGGGGCGCCGAGGGGGTGCTGAGCGCGGTGCGCGCGCTCGCGTTCCAGCTGTCCGGCGCCCAACTGGGCATCACCGTGACTTCGCTGGTCATCGGCATGCTGGCGGAGCCGTCACTGGCGGCGCTGCTGCGCGGCCCGCTGGCGGCGGCCGGGCTGCCGGGCACGGTGGCACCCGGTGTCGCGTCGGCGCTGGGGGTGGGGGTGTCCACCGTGGTGCTGATGGTCGTCGGCGAACTGGTGCCCAAGAACTGGGCGATCTCCCGGCCGCTGGCCGTGGCCCGGCTGGTGGCCGGCCCGCAGCGCGTCTTCAGCGCCGTCTTCGCGCCGTTCATCCGCCACCTGAACGGGGCCGCCAACCGGATCGTCCGGCGCTTCGGTCTGGAGCCCACCGAGGAACTGGAGTCCTCCCGCAGCCCGGCCGAACTGGTCGCGCTCGCCCGGTACTCGGCCCAGGAGGGTGCCCTGCCCGCCGACTCGGCGGAACTGTTCGTACGCACACTGCACCTGGGCGAGCTGACGGCCCAGAACGTCATGACGCCGCGCGTCGACGTGCGCGCCCTGGAGGCACGGGCCACCGCCGCCGACGCGGCCACGCTCACCCTGGCCACCGGCCTGTCCCGCTTCCCGGTGTACCGGGGCGGTCTGGACGAGGTCATCGGCACCGTCCACATCCGTGACGTCCTCGCCCTCGACCCCGCGCGGCGGACCGCCACCAGCGTCGCGGAGCTGGCCACCGACCCGGTACTGGTGCCGGAGTCGCTGCCCGTCGACCGGCTGCTGGACCGGCTGCGCACCGTCCGGACGATGGCCGTGGTGATCGACGAGTACGGCGGTACGGCCGGGATCGTCACCCTGGAGGACATCGTCGAGGAGATGGTCGGCGACGTGCGGGACGAGCACGACCCGGTCGAGGGCCCGGACCTGCTGCGGACCGGGGCGCGGTCCTGGCAGGCGGACGGCGGGGTGCGCCTGGACGGGCTGGCCGGGATCGGCCTGGAGGTGCCCGAAGGGCCGTACGAGACGCTGGCCGGACTGCTGGCGACCCGGCTGGGGCGGATTCCGGAGCCCGGTGACGAGGTGGGCGCCGGGGGCTGGCGGCTGACGGTGCTGGACGTACGCAGACACCGGGCCGAGCGGGTACGGCTGGCCGCGCCTGCCGCTTCGTCCTCGCCGGTGGCCCGGGCCGACGACGGCGGGAGGGAGCGGGCATGA
- a CDS encoding GuaB1 family IMP dehydrogenase-related protein, producing the protein MKFLNDAKPPYDLTYDDVFMVPGRSAVGSRQGVDLASPDGTGTTIPLVVANMTAIAGRRMAETVARRGGLVVIPQDIPIEVVTDVVGWVKRRHLVLDTPIVLSPVSTVADALALLPKRAHGAGIVVEGGRPVGIVTEHDLTGVDRFTQVAEVMSKDLLVLDADIDPREAFNRLDAANRKLAPAVDADGMLAGILTRKGALRATLYKPATDADGKLRIAAAVGINGDVAGKAKALLAAGVDTLVVDTAHGHQESMISAVKAVRALDPQVPIVAGNIVAADGVRDLIEAGADIIKVGVGPGAMCTTRMMTGVGRPQFSAVLECAAEAKKYGKHVWADGGVRHPRDVAMALAAGASNVMIGSWFAGTYESPGDLQHTADGRPYKESFGMASARAVRNRTSEESAYDRARKALFEEGISTSKMFIDPARPGVEDLIDSIIAGVRSSCTYAGAASLEEFAEKAVVGVQSAAGYAEGKPLHASWS; encoded by the coding sequence ATGAAGTTTCTGAACGATGCCAAGCCGCCGTACGACCTGACGTACGACGATGTGTTCATGGTGCCCGGCCGCTCCGCGGTCGGCTCCCGCCAGGGCGTGGACCTGGCCTCGCCGGACGGCACCGGCACGACCATCCCGCTGGTGGTCGCCAACATGACCGCCATCGCCGGCCGCCGGATGGCCGAGACCGTGGCCCGCCGCGGCGGCCTGGTGGTCATCCCGCAGGACATCCCGATCGAGGTCGTCACCGACGTCGTCGGCTGGGTCAAGCGCCGTCACCTGGTCCTGGACACGCCGATCGTGCTGTCCCCGGTCTCCACCGTCGCGGACGCCCTGGCGCTGCTGCCCAAGCGGGCGCACGGCGCCGGGATCGTCGTCGAGGGCGGCCGCCCGGTCGGCATCGTCACCGAGCACGACCTGACCGGCGTGGACCGCTTCACGCAGGTCGCCGAGGTCATGTCCAAGGACCTGCTGGTCCTGGACGCGGACATCGACCCGCGCGAGGCGTTCAACCGGCTCGACGCCGCCAACCGCAAGCTGGCCCCGGCGGTCGACGCGGACGGCATGCTGGCGGGCATCCTGACCCGCAAGGGCGCCCTTCGCGCGACCCTCTACAAGCCCGCCACGGACGCCGACGGCAAGCTGCGCATCGCCGCCGCCGTGGGCATCAACGGCGACGTGGCCGGCAAGGCCAAGGCCCTGCTGGCGGCCGGCGTGGACACCCTCGTCGTGGACACCGCGCACGGCCACCAGGAGTCGATGATCAGCGCGGTCAAGGCCGTACGGGCGCTGGACCCGCAGGTGCCGATCGTGGCCGGCAACATCGTCGCCGCCGACGGCGTGCGCGACCTCATCGAGGCCGGCGCGGACATCATCAAGGTCGGCGTGGGCCCGGGTGCCATGTGCACCACCCGCATGATGACCGGCGTGGGCCGCCCGCAGTTCTCCGCCGTCCTGGAGTGCGCCGCCGAGGCGAAGAAGTACGGCAAGCACGTCTGGGCGGACGGCGGCGTGCGCCACCCGCGCGATGTGGCGATGGCGCTGGCCGCCGGCGCCTCCAACGTCATGATCGGCTCCTGGTTCGCCGGTACGTACGAGTCGCCCGGCGACCTCCAGCACACCGCCGACGGCCGTCCGTACAAGGAGAGCTTCGGCATGGCCTCGGCGCGTGCGGTCCGCAACCGTACGAGTGAGGAATCGGCGTACGACCGGGCGCGCAAGGCCCTCTTCGAGGAGGGCATCTCCACCTCGAAGATGTTCATCGACCCGGCCCGCCCCGGCGTCGAGGACCTGATCGACTCGATCATCGCGGGCGTCCGCAGCTCCTGCACGTACGCGGGCGCGGCCTCCCTGGAGGAGTTCGCGGAGAAGGCCGTCGTCGGCGTGCAGAGCGCCGCGGGCTACGCGGAGGGCAAGCCGCTGCACGCCAGCTGGAGCTGA
- a CDS encoding YdcF family protein has product MLAYALPALFFVLFLVGVLRDRRRFSNAVHLGLTVVFLVPVLLMQLHRTPTAVALAAAVLVLLLPTVGVLVLGVFLILNGVKMVRKEGRSLANLLSLLAGLGIFAVTALLITAAGTGSRTLIVISATTLLVLGYISFLFLCFVGYAFLYGRLRVRRNADFVVVLGSGLIGGTRVPPLLANRLERARAVYERQARRGNPPLLLASGGQGPDEQLPESRAMAAYLTERGFPADRVLCEEQSRTTEENLAYSKEIMDRTVPDHRCVIVTNNYHVLRAAILARRAGINGQVVGAPTAAYFWPSATIREFAAVFLSYKLVNLGICALLVLGGVLAWWSGRG; this is encoded by the coding sequence TGCTCGCGTACGCCCTGCCGGCCCTCTTCTTCGTCCTGTTCCTCGTCGGTGTGCTGCGCGACCGGCGCCGCTTCAGCAACGCCGTCCACCTGGGGCTGACCGTCGTCTTCCTCGTCCCGGTCCTGCTCATGCAACTGCACCGGACACCTACGGCGGTGGCATTGGCGGCCGCCGTGCTCGTCCTCCTGCTGCCCACGGTCGGCGTCCTCGTCCTCGGCGTCTTCCTGATCCTCAACGGCGTGAAGATGGTCCGCAAGGAAGGCCGCAGCCTGGCGAACCTGCTCTCGCTGCTGGCCGGGCTGGGGATCTTCGCGGTGACCGCCCTGCTGATCACCGCCGCCGGCACCGGGTCGCGCACTTTGATCGTGATCTCCGCCACGACCCTGCTGGTCCTCGGCTACATCTCCTTCCTCTTCCTGTGCTTCGTCGGCTACGCGTTCCTCTACGGGCGGCTGCGGGTGCGCCGCAACGCGGACTTCGTGGTGGTGCTGGGCTCCGGGCTGATCGGCGGCACGCGCGTACCGCCGCTGCTGGCCAACCGGCTGGAGCGGGCCCGCGCGGTGTACGAGCGCCAGGCGCGCCGCGGCAACCCGCCGCTGCTGCTCGCCTCCGGCGGCCAGGGCCCGGACGAACAGCTCCCGGAGTCCCGGGCGATGGCGGCCTACCTGACCGAGCGCGGCTTCCCCGCGGACCGCGTCCTGTGCGAGGAGCAGTCCCGCACGACGGAGGAGAACCTGGCGTACAGCAAGGAGATCATGGACCGTACGGTGCCGGACCACCGCTGTGTGATCGTCACGAACAACTACCACGTCCTGCGCGCCGCGATCCTGGCCCGCCGCGCCGGCATCAACGGCCAGGTCGTCGGCGCCCCCACGGCCGCCTACTTCTGGCCGAGCGCCACCATCCGCGAATTCGCCGCGGTCTTCCTCTCCTACAAGCTCGTCAACCTGGGCATCTGCGCCCTGCTCGTCCTGGGCGGGGTGCTGGCGTGGTGGAGCGGCCGGGGCTGA
- a CDS encoding hemolysin family protein codes for MTAVQLAVAALTLVGNAFFVGGEFAMISVRRSQVEPRARGGDRRAERVLWGLEHLSEMLATAQLGVTTCSLLLGAMAEPAIAHLAEPVFTAVRVPHGFVHPVAFVLALALATYLHMLVGEMVPKNVALAAPERSALLLGPPLVALTRALRPVVVSINALANTLLRLFRIEPRNEVAAAFTDEELARIVQDSRHAGLLSDTGGERLRDALELGQRPVGDLLVPLSEMVTVDQRVTPDELERTAARAGFSRLPVTGPAGTVLGYLHIKDTLGVAERDRPFPREALRPVPRVHRDTPLDDTLTTMRAAGTQLAAVGGEQGAVLGFVTMTDVLGELVGPPAPDRGRGTARGAGR; via the coding sequence ATGACCGCCGTCCAACTGGCCGTCGCCGCGCTGACCTTGGTCGGCAACGCCTTCTTCGTCGGCGGCGAATTCGCGATGATCTCCGTACGGCGCAGTCAGGTCGAGCCGCGCGCCAGGGGCGGGGACCGGCGGGCCGAGCGGGTGCTGTGGGGCCTGGAGCACCTCTCCGAGATGCTTGCCACCGCCCAACTGGGCGTCACCACCTGCTCGTTGCTGCTCGGCGCGATGGCCGAACCCGCCATCGCGCACCTCGCCGAGCCGGTCTTCACGGCGGTGCGCGTCCCGCACGGGTTCGTGCATCCGGTCGCGTTCGTCCTGGCGCTGGCCCTGGCCACGTATCTGCACATGCTCGTCGGGGAGATGGTTCCCAAGAACGTCGCGCTGGCCGCGCCCGAGCGCTCCGCGCTGCTGCTGGGGCCACCGCTGGTGGCCCTCACCCGCGCGCTGCGCCCCGTCGTCGTGAGCATCAACGCCCTTGCCAACACGCTGCTGCGGCTCTTCCGGATCGAGCCCCGGAACGAGGTCGCCGCCGCCTTCACGGACGAGGAACTCGCCCGTATCGTGCAGGATTCCCGGCACGCCGGGCTGCTGTCCGACACCGGCGGCGAGCGCCTGCGGGACGCGCTGGAACTGGGGCAGCGGCCGGTCGGCGATCTGCTCGTCCCCCTGTCGGAGATGGTCACCGTCGATCAGCGGGTGACCCCGGACGAGCTGGAACGGACCGCGGCCCGCGCCGGGTTCTCCCGGCTCCCGGTCACCGGACCGGCCGGTACGGTCCTCGGCTACCTGCACATCAAGGACACCCTCGGCGTCGCCGAGCGCGACCGGCCGTTCCCCCGGGAGGCACTGCGCCCGGTGCCACGCGTACACCGCGACACCCCGCTGGACGACACCCTGACCACGATGCGGGCGGCCGGCACGCAACTGGCCGCGGTCGGCGGCGAACAGGGCGCGGTGCTCGGCTTCGTCACCATGACGGACGTACTGGGGGAGCTGGTGGGCCCGCCCGCCCCGGACCGGGGGAGGGGAACGGCCCGAGGGGCGGGTCGGTGA
- a CDS encoding PP2C family protein-serine/threonine phosphatase, whose product MREVRQGALLLFTALAGAAVAAGDLALGPDVSLAGLLMIGPLVAATRLEGACTAAVSFAALLLGVAVAAHEHTVGRPGQLLSLTVLAAAAAYATWASDRQAALDSQLAGVAAAAQRAILRPTSFRVSGASVCARYRSAAPRAVIGGDLYAFADTPSGLRVLIGDVRGKGLEAVRLSAAAIGHFRDCAYTRSNLAEVVEEADRRLIDDLGPEDFITAVIAEISPGRLRLVNCGHHPPLHLPAAGPPVLLTPAEPTTPIGLYPMPRVQEVELSPGDRLLLYTDGLAEARDPDGTMIDLAGLLPACSLPDLNDAIEAVLSTMCRHTHGAQDDDVALVLVELEPSLPRQHHARTPPAVTATSAERPGGAREPACPSPSAAVSD is encoded by the coding sequence ATGCGCGAAGTCCGACAGGGCGCCCTGCTGCTGTTCACGGCCCTGGCCGGGGCCGCCGTCGCGGCCGGGGACCTGGCGCTGGGACCGGACGTCAGCCTGGCCGGGCTGCTGATGATCGGCCCGCTGGTCGCCGCCACGAGACTCGAAGGGGCGTGCACGGCCGCGGTCTCGTTCGCCGCCCTGCTCCTGGGCGTGGCCGTCGCCGCACACGAGCACACCGTCGGCCGCCCCGGCCAGCTGCTGTCCCTGACCGTGCTCGCCGCCGCCGCGGCCTACGCGACCTGGGCCTCCGACCGGCAGGCCGCGCTGGACAGCCAGCTCGCCGGGGTCGCGGCCGCCGCGCAGCGCGCGATCCTGCGGCCCACCTCCTTCCGGGTCAGCGGCGCCTCGGTGTGCGCCCGCTACCGCTCCGCCGCGCCGCGCGCCGTCATCGGCGGCGACCTGTACGCCTTCGCCGACACCCCGAGCGGCCTGCGGGTGCTGATCGGCGACGTCCGCGGCAAGGGCCTGGAGGCGGTCCGCCTGTCCGCGGCGGCCATAGGGCACTTCCGCGACTGCGCCTACACCCGCAGCAACCTCGCCGAGGTGGTCGAGGAGGCGGACCGGCGGCTGATCGACGACCTCGGCCCGGAGGACTTCATCACCGCCGTGATCGCCGAGATATCCCCGGGCCGGCTGCGGCTGGTCAACTGCGGGCACCACCCGCCCCTGCACCTGCCCGCCGCCGGCCCGCCGGTCCTGCTCACCCCGGCCGAACCGACCACGCCCATCGGGCTGTATCCGATGCCCCGCGTCCAGGAGGTGGAACTGTCCCCCGGCGACCGGCTGCTGCTCTACACGGACGGCCTCGCCGAGGCCCGGGACCCCGACGGCACGATGATCGACCTGGCCGGCCTGCTGCCGGCCTGCTCGCTGCCCGATCTCAACGACGCGATCGAGGCGGTGCTGTCGACGATGTGCCGGCACACCCACGGCGCCCAGGACGACGACGTCGCCCTCGTCTTGGTCGAGCTGGAGCCGAGCCTGCCCCGGCAGCACCACGCCCGCACCCCGCCCGCCGTCACGGCCACCAGCGCCGAGCGCCCCGGCGGCGCCCGTGAACCGGCCTGCCCCTCGCCCTCGGCCGCGGTGTCCGACTGA
- a CDS encoding amino acid permease yields MLEHGAAPPAAGSDPRPPSPPGGLGARLMRRKPVERLVAEGGQGEGGTLRRSMGMWQLTMISIGATLGTGIFVVLGDAVPKAGPAVILSFVIAGVTALFSALSYAELAGSIPVSGSSYSYAYATLGELVAWVCGWCLILEYGVSVAAVAVGWGQYLNELLSGTIGVTLPDALSAPPGDGGVFNLPALIVVMLAMVFLLGGAKESARANAIMVGVKIVALLLFCGVAAQGISSGNYANFMPLGIAGVSGAGATLFFSYIGFDAASTAGEEAKDPQRDLPRAIMLSLIIVTALYCLVAAVAVGARPWKNFEGSEAALAGILKEVTGQGFWSVLLAAGAVIAIASVVLTVLYGQTRILFAMSRDGLVPKVFSKVHPKSGAPRTNTVLVSLFCGILAAAIPLGQLADATSIGTLFAFALVNIAVIVLRFTKPDMPRSFRTPLAPVFPAIGFLLCLYMMSSLGPVTWVVFGVWMVVGLVVYFVYGMRRSRLATAEK; encoded by the coding sequence GTGTTGGAGCACGGCGCAGCCCCGCCCGCGGCGGGCAGCGACCCCCGGCCACCCTCTCCCCCCGGGGGCCTCGGTGCCCGGCTGATGCGGCGCAAGCCCGTCGAACGGCTGGTGGCCGAGGGCGGCCAGGGGGAGGGCGGCACCCTCCGCCGTTCGATGGGCATGTGGCAGCTGACCATGATCAGCATCGGTGCCACGCTGGGCACCGGCATCTTCGTCGTCCTCGGCGACGCGGTGCCCAAGGCCGGCCCCGCCGTGATCCTCTCGTTCGTCATCGCCGGTGTCACCGCCCTGTTCTCCGCGCTGTCCTACGCGGAGCTGGCCGGCTCCATCCCGGTCTCCGGCTCGTCGTACTCCTACGCCTACGCCACGCTCGGCGAGCTGGTCGCCTGGGTCTGCGGCTGGTGCCTGATCCTGGAGTACGGCGTCTCGGTCGCGGCCGTCGCGGTCGGCTGGGGCCAGTACCTCAACGAGCTGCTGTCCGGCACCATCGGCGTCACCCTCCCCGACGCGCTGTCCGCGCCGCCCGGCGACGGCGGGGTCTTCAACCTCCCGGCGCTGATCGTCGTCATGCTGGCCATGGTCTTCCTGCTGGGCGGCGCCAAGGAGAGCGCCCGCGCCAACGCGATCATGGTGGGCGTCAAGATCGTCGCGCTGCTGCTGTTCTGCGGTGTCGCCGCCCAGGGCATCAGCTCCGGCAACTACGCCAACTTCATGCCGCTGGGCATCGCCGGCGTCAGCGGCGCCGGGGCCACGCTCTTCTTCTCGTACATCGGCTTCGACGCCGCCTCCACCGCGGGCGAGGAGGCCAAGGACCCGCAGCGGGACCTGCCGCGCGCGATCATGCTCTCTCTGATCATCGTCACCGCGCTGTACTGCCTGGTCGCCGCCGTGGCCGTGGGCGCCCGCCCCTGGAAGAACTTCGAGGGCTCGGAGGCCGCGCTCGCCGGCATCCTGAAGGAGGTCACCGGGCAGGGCTTCTGGTCCGTGCTGCTGGCCGCCGGCGCCGTCATCGCCATCGCCAGCGTCGTCCTGACGGTCCTCTACGGCCAGACCCGCATCCTGTTCGCGATGTCCCGCGACGGCCTGGTGCCGAAGGTGTTCTCCAAGGTCCACCCGAAGTCCGGCGCGCCGCGCACCAACACCGTGCTCGTCTCGCTGTTCTGCGGCATCCTGGCCGCCGCCATCCCGCTGGGCCAGCTCGCCGACGCCACCAGCATCGGCACGCTCTTCGCCTTCGCGCTGGTCAACATCGCGGTGATCGTGCTGCGCTTCACCAAGCCGGACATGCCGCGCTCCTTCCGCACGCCGCTGGCGCCGGTCTTCCCCGCGATCGGCTTCCTGCTGTGCCTGTACATGATGAGCAGCCTCGGCCCGGTCACCTGGGTGGTCTTCGGTGTCTGGATGGTCGTCGGGCTCGTGGTCTACTTCGTCTACGGCATGCGCCGTTCCCGATTGGCCACCGCAGAGAAGTGA
- a CDS encoding Lrp/AsnC family transcriptional regulator — protein MNELDQRIVHALAEDARRSYADIGAEVGLSAPAVKRRVDRLRAEGAITGFTVRVDPAALGWETEGFIELFCRRNTSPDAIHRGLARYPEVASASTVTGEADAIVQVFASDMRHFERVLERIAGEPFVERTKSVLVLSPLLRRFSSGSPG, from the coding sequence ATGAACGAACTCGACCAGCGCATCGTCCACGCCCTGGCGGAGGACGCCCGCCGCTCCTACGCCGACATCGGGGCGGAGGTCGGACTCTCCGCCCCGGCGGTCAAACGCCGGGTGGACCGGCTGCGGGCCGAGGGCGCCATCACCGGGTTCACCGTCCGGGTGGACCCGGCGGCGCTGGGCTGGGAGACCGAGGGGTTCATCGAGCTGTTCTGCCGCCGCAACACCTCGCCGGACGCCATCCACCGGGGTCTGGCGCGCTACCCGGAAGTGGCGTCCGCCTCCACCGTCACCGGTGAGGCGGACGCCATCGTCCAGGTCTTCGCCTCCGACATGCGTCACTTCGAACGGGTACTGGAACGCATCGCGGGCGAGCCGTTCGTGGAACGCACCAAGTCGGTCCTGGTCCTCTCACCGCTGCTGCGCCGGTTCAGCTCGGGGTCGCCGGGGTGA